From the Candidatus Eremiobacterota bacterium genome, one window contains:
- a CDS encoding efflux RND transporter periplasmic adaptor subunit, with amino-acid sequence MGKKIIRFKWLILTIIVLAVAGIVAGTLLTAKKKLHFVTSKIDKGTIESVVNTTGTVNAVISVDIGCQVSGKVTRLYVDFNSPVKKGQLLAQIDPQIYNAQADEAVANLESARATGINYLAQYQNALSKVREAQSSSKSSEAQVEVSRANLVGAQSNEASSKAGLTKAEAQLANDLAEFRRSEELMKQDFISHTDMDAADTKYKVSLASVDVAKAAFGQASSAVRAGQMQVAGAMANYESSVIAQESQKALARAVEAQGKQSAGQIQTATSRLKGAMINLSYTNIYSPMDGVVVSRNVDIGQTVAASFSAPKLFTLARNLREMEVYANVDEADIGKLSQGMKSTFTVDAFQSVKFSGTVRQIRKASSMDQGVVKYQVIISAPNPDLKLMPGMTANVMIISETRVDCIRVPNGVIRFRPDAVADFPFPANYGNKKAPKAGSSRAGSGKAGAGSKGGADAFLTVWVYGSDEKVRPEKVVAGITDGLFTEMKKGSLKEGDMVITGTDSGKPKTAAGAAGGSGGIPGMPRIGR; translated from the coding sequence ATGGGGAAGAAAATAATACGATTCAAGTGGCTCATACTTACCATTATAGTGCTCGCAGTGGCAGGGATTGTCGCGGGCACTCTGCTGACGGCGAAAAAAAAGCTGCACTTCGTGACATCAAAAATTGACAAGGGCACCATTGAATCTGTGGTGAACACGACGGGAACGGTAAATGCGGTCATCTCCGTGGATATAGGCTGCCAGGTCTCGGGAAAGGTGACCAGGCTCTATGTGGATTTCAATTCACCGGTGAAAAAAGGGCAGCTGCTTGCCCAGATTGATCCCCAGATCTACAATGCCCAGGCTGATGAAGCCGTTGCAAATCTCGAGAGTGCCCGTGCCACAGGCATAAATTACCTGGCGCAGTATCAAAACGCCTTGTCCAAGGTGAGAGAGGCCCAGTCTTCGTCGAAAAGCTCCGAGGCGCAGGTAGAGGTGAGCAGGGCAAATCTTGTCGGCGCCCAGAGCAATGAAGCATCATCGAAAGCCGGCCTGACCAAGGCAGAAGCGCAGCTTGCGAATGACCTCGCTGAGTTCAGGCGCTCCGAGGAGCTTATGAAGCAGGATTTTATCTCCCATACCGATATGGACGCGGCCGATACAAAGTACAAGGTTTCCCTGGCAAGTGTTGATGTGGCTAAGGCCGCTTTCGGGCAGGCCTCGTCTGCGGTAAGAGCAGGACAGATGCAGGTTGCCGGGGCAATGGCAAACTATGAATCGTCCGTAATCGCACAGGAGTCACAGAAGGCGCTTGCCAGAGCAGTGGAGGCCCAGGGTAAGCAGAGCGCGGGGCAGATACAGACTGCCACCAGCAGGCTCAAGGGAGCAATGATCAATCTCAGTTATACCAATATCTATTCTCCCATGGATGGTGTGGTGGTCTCACGCAATGTCGATATAGGGCAGACGGTGGCCGCTTCCTTTTCGGCGCCGAAGCTCTTTACCCTTGCGAGGAATCTTCGTGAGATGGAGGTATATGCCAACGTTGACGAGGCTGATATCGGGAAACTGAGCCAGGGCATGAAGTCCACATTCACCGTCGATGCCTTCCAGTCAGTGAAATTCAGCGGTACCGTCAGGCAGATCCGCAAAGCATCCAGCATGGACCAGGGGGTGGTGAAATACCAGGTGATCATTTCGGCCCCCAATCCCGACTTGAAGCTCATGCCCGGCATGACTGCCAATGTCATGATCATTTCTGAAACGAGGGTTGACTGCATCAGAGTGCCCAACGGGGTAATCCGTTTTCGTCCTGATGCAGTGGCAGATTTCCCTTTTCCTGCCAATTACGGAAACAAGAAGGCCCCAAAAGCGGGAAGCAGCAGAGCGGGAAGTGGCAAAGCGGGAGCGGGCTCAAAAGGCGGCGCTGATGCCTTCCTCACTGTCTGGGTGTATGGAAGCGACGAGAAGGTGCGCCCTGAAAAAGTGGTTGCCGGGATAACCGACGGACTGTTCACCGAGATGAAAAAGGGCTCCCTCAAGGAAGGAGACATGGTCATTACAGGCACTGATTCAGGAAAGCCAAAGACTGCCGCGGGAGCCGCCGGTGGAAGTGGCGGCATACCGGGTATGCCCCGCATCGGGAGATAG
- a CDS encoding type II toxin-antitoxin system prevent-host-death family antitoxin, whose translation MRKMTAKELKNKTGEAMRIVRDGGKVLITVRGKPQAMMIPASSEASEGEKTIRDYKEAMEDIENTLSQTHPRFDSWQEAVEWSRRTV comes from the coding sequence ATGCGGAAAATGACGGCAAAAGAGCTCAAGAATAAAACGGGTGAAGCAATGAGAATCGTGCGGGATGGGGGGAAAGTATTGATCACGGTAAGGGGGAAGCCCCAGGCTATGATGATCCCTGCGTCATCAGAGGCATCTGAGGGTGAGAAGACAATAAGGGATTACAAGGAAGCCATGGAAGATATAGAAAACACTCTTTCTCAGACACACCCGCGTTTTGACAGCTGGCAGGAGGCGGTAGAGTGGTCGCGGCGAACCGTTTAG
- a CDS encoding PRC-barrel domain-containing protein: MLNKAKTLKGYKLESLDGEIGKVKEFYFDDQYWAIRYLVADTGNWLTGRQVLISPYALGAVNKEKQHISIDLTRKQIEDSPSLNSDRPVSRQFEESYYGYYQWPTYFDGPYMWGPYPHIMRDCEKRNASNQAEQSWDPNLRSTHDVSGHHIQAADGEIGHVQDFIIDDETWAIRYLIIDTLNWWPGKKVLLSPRWIESISWNESKVFVDLPREFIKHSPEYTEESLITRDYETMLHGYYNRQGYWVEEPAARVHTP, translated from the coding sequence ATGCTCAACAAAGCCAAAACGCTGAAGGGTTACAAATTGGAAAGCCTCGACGGGGAAATAGGCAAGGTCAAGGAATTCTACTTTGATGATCAGTACTGGGCGATTCGCTATCTGGTCGCCGACACAGGAAACTGGCTTACGGGCAGGCAGGTGTTGATCTCCCCGTATGCCCTGGGCGCCGTGAATAAAGAAAAACAACATATCAGCATCGATTTGACCAGGAAGCAGATTGAGGACAGTCCATCATTGAACAGTGACAGGCCCGTCTCACGGCAATTCGAGGAGTCCTACTATGGGTATTATCAATGGCCGACATATTTTGACGGCCCCTACATGTGGGGACCTTATCCCCACATTATGCGTGACTGTGAAAAAAGGAATGCATCCAACCAGGCTGAGCAAAGCTGGGATCCCAATTTGCGCAGCACTCACGATGTGAGTGGTCATCATATCCAGGCCGCAGACGGCGAGATTGGCCATGTCCAGGATTTTATCATCGACGACGAGACATGGGCGATTCGTTATCTCATCATCGATACACTGAACTGGTGGCCCGGGAAAAAAGTCCTGCTTTCACCACGATGGATCGAGAGCATCAGTTGGAACGAGTCGAAAGTATTTGTCGATCTTCCCCGCGAGTTCATCAAGCACTCCCCGGAATATACGGAGGAGTCTCTGATCACTCGAGATTATGAGACAATGCTTCATGGATATTACAATCGCCAGGGATACTGGGTCGAGGAACCGGCTGCCAGGGTGCATACCCCTTGA
- a CDS encoding YggT family protein, with translation MDSYSSPTSKPLFRGTQIVWYVLGLMEALLVFRFALKLLAANPEAGFTRFIYGITYLFVAPFNSVFKIMQVEGSIFEWTTLLAMFVYWLVAWAVIKLLVMSKTVSTPEAAAKLSRAER, from the coding sequence ATGGACTCTTACAGCTCTCCTACCAGTAAACCGTTATTCCGCGGCACTCAAATTGTATGGTACGTGCTTGGCCTCATGGAAGCGCTCCTGGTGTTCCGGTTCGCTTTAAAGCTGCTTGCCGCCAACCCGGAGGCCGGGTTTACCCGATTTATTTATGGTATAACATATCTCTTTGTCGCTCCGTTCAACAGCGTGTTTAAAATCATGCAGGTGGAAGGAAGTATTTTTGAATGGACCACGCTTCTGGCCATGTTCGTTTACTGGCTTGTTGCCTGGGCTGTTATCAAGCTTCTTGTGATGAGCAAGACCGTGTCTACGCCGGAAGCTGCGGCTAAATTAAGCAGAGCAGAGAGGTAA
- a CDS encoding ankyrin repeat domain-containing protein, with the protein MKTLIVVLAIVGCMFFMAGVANAVADMHVRAYIIAVNHGDAAKVDTLLTSEPELVDVKDDIGWTQLMRAVDYAKMSTVEMIVSKDANLDAQNPEGKTPIIFAAKNGNLEMVKFLVSKGANYNIKDNKGARALTWAEKRNDSAGNEVAEYLRSYGAKE; encoded by the coding sequence ATGAAGACGTTAATTGTAGTACTGGCGATTGTTGGGTGTATGTTCTTTATGGCCGGTGTGGCGAATGCGGTAGCCGATATGCATGTAAGGGCTTACATTATTGCGGTGAACCATGGGGATGCCGCGAAGGTAGACACATTATTAACGAGTGAGCCGGAATTAGTTGATGTAAAAGACGATATAGGCTGGACACAGCTGATGCGTGCGGTTGACTATGCGAAAATGTCCACAGTCGAGATGATCGTCTCCAAAGATGCCAATCTTGATGCGCAGAATCCTGAAGGCAAGACGCCGATAATATTTGCGGCAAAGAACGGCAACCTGGAAATGGTGAAGTTTCTTGTCTCCAAAGGCGCAAATTACAACATTAAGGACAACAAGGGCGCGAGAGCTCTCACATGGGCTGAAAAGCGCAATGACAGTGCCGGGAATGAAGTCGCCGAGTATCTGCGCAGCTATGGCGCGAAGGAATAA
- a CDS encoding M48 family metalloprotease, which produces MKHSLKILVLVMILLLSGAAAPCRADVSESQEISIGQAAASKLEAQYGVWSDPTQYERINRIGSYLLPVNERRNLRFTFKILNTQELNAISLPGGFIYVTRGLLPVVDDHELAFVLGHEMAHVAKKHALQQVDRQMTTNMGISTILILLSKGQVSQQNQTAAQILSLIVNSKYSREDEFEADLVSCVYMVYGPEWDPNAGVTFMRKLKKQGGGELPGFVNSLVGSHPLDEERIKAIEEECRKLGY; this is translated from the coding sequence ATGAAGCATTCATTGAAAATCCTGGTATTGGTGATGATTCTGCTGCTTTCAGGGGCCGCAGCTCCCTGCAGGGCAGACGTCTCTGAAAGCCAGGAGATAAGCATAGGGCAGGCAGCCGCCAGCAAGCTGGAGGCTCAATACGGCGTGTGGAGCGATCCGACCCAGTATGAGCGGATAAACAGGATAGGCTCTTACCTTCTCCCTGTCAACGAGCGGAGAAACCTGAGGTTTACCTTCAAGATCCTGAACACCCAGGAACTCAACGCCATTTCCCTTCCCGGCGGGTTTATCTACGTGACCAGGGGGCTCCTTCCGGTGGTCGATGATCATGAGCTTGCCTTTGTTTTAGGCCATGAGATGGCCCACGTGGCAAAAAAGCATGCCTTGCAGCAGGTTGACCGGCAGATGACTACCAATATGGGAATTTCAACCATCCTGATTCTTCTCAGCAAGGGCCAGGTGTCTCAGCAGAATCAGACTGCCGCGCAGATCCTCAGTCTCATTGTGAACAGCAAATACAGCAGGGAAGATGAATTTGAGGCCGACCTGGTCTCTTGTGTGTATATGGTTTATGGGCCGGAATGGGATCCCAATGCCGGCGTCACCTTTATGAGAAAGCTCAAGAAACAGGGCGGCGGAGAGCTCCCCGGCTTTGTCAATTCCCTTGTGGGCTCTCATCCTCTCGACGAGGAGCGCATCAAGGCAATAGAGGAAGAATGCAGAAAACTGGGCTACTGA
- a CDS encoding type II toxin-antitoxin system VapC family toxin produces MVAANRLVFIDSNVFFIDLRYRRDRLFPVNRAFLDLVRDNRCGVTSIINILEVCGVLSFNLNPQQLRELFHYLPDKYHLQIIPQAASEHILPRLPLERVLKHIEKKMSFGDALAASIAEDFFPGITSFVTWDAEHFRDKIANRVLTPEEYIQDR; encoded by the coding sequence GTGGTCGCGGCGAACCGTTTAGTATTCATTGACAGTAATGTCTTTTTCATTGATCTACGCTATAGAAGGGACAGGCTCTTCCCTGTCAACAGGGCTTTTCTGGATCTTGTGCGGGATAATAGATGCGGCGTCACAAGCATAATAAATATTCTTGAAGTGTGCGGTGTCCTCTCATTCAACCTGAACCCGCAGCAGCTCAGGGAGCTCTTTCACTACCTGCCCGATAAATACCACCTTCAGATTATTCCTCAGGCGGCCAGTGAGCATATCCTCCCACGGCTCCCCTTGGAGAGAGTTCTGAAACATATAGAGAAGAAAATGAGTTTCGGAGATGCCCTTGCTGCATCTATTGCGGAAGACTTTTTCCCCGGTATTACAAGTTTTGTTACATGGGATGCAGAACATTTCAGGGACAAGATAGCCAACAGGGTGCTCACTCCGGAAGAGTACATTCAAGACCGCTGA